In one Pseudomonas tensinigenes genomic region, the following are encoded:
- the cobJ gene encoding precorrin-3B C(17)-methyltransferase, whose protein sequence is MTQSTPAIVILGQGSLATARRIQQVYPAAQIHGLAGRVEGADRTYQEFGATVRELYQQDTPIIALCAAGIVIRTLAPLLLEKGAEPPVLAVAEDGNAVVPLLGGLGGVNVMARDIAAGLQVAAAITTSGELRFGTCLLNPPSGYALGDLELGKRFVSDLLAGHSVRIEGAAPWLDQAQLPEDPQAQRSIHVGSAERVACANELLIYPRSVAVAISAEVADLPNVVRAALQQANLAVQALACLLAAETEMASTNLHEAAMELGVPLRFVSVLNDIEATALAAVPQAKVVIANDMAIAIAEQPLDVAQIGRARGRVAVIGLGPGAAELMVPAVKAELARATDVLGYETYVRMAGPFRDDQIQHCTDNREEMQRARHAFRLAAEGRSVIVVSSGDPGVFAMAAAVLEALHESDDPAWHSVDLEILPGVSASLATAAQAGAPLGHDFCVMSLSDNLKPWSIIEKRLDLAAEADLALAFYNPISRARPWQLGRALEIVAQHRTPQTPVVLGRDIGRPGQTLRTTTLGALTADQVDMRTMVLIGSSTTCTFPRATGGDWVYTPRWYGEKPIV, encoded by the coding sequence ATGACTCAATCCACCCCCGCCATCGTCATTCTCGGTCAGGGCAGCCTGGCCACCGCGCGGCGCATTCAGCAGGTCTATCCAGCGGCGCAGATTCACGGCCTCGCCGGGCGCGTCGAAGGCGCCGATCGCACCTATCAGGAATTCGGCGCGACCGTGCGCGAGTTGTATCAGCAAGACACACCGATCATTGCCCTGTGCGCGGCCGGCATTGTCATCCGCACACTCGCGCCGCTGCTGCTGGAGAAAGGCGCCGAACCACCGGTACTGGCCGTCGCCGAAGACGGCAACGCGGTGGTGCCGCTGCTTGGTGGTCTCGGCGGGGTAAATGTCATGGCGCGGGACATCGCTGCCGGGCTGCAAGTCGCAGCGGCGATCACCACCAGCGGCGAGTTGCGTTTTGGCACGTGCCTGCTCAACCCACCGAGTGGTTACGCGCTGGGCGATCTGGAACTGGGCAAGCGATTTGTCTCCGATCTGTTGGCCGGGCACAGCGTGCGCATCGAAGGCGCGGCGCCCTGGCTGGATCAGGCGCAATTGCCGGAAGATCCGCAGGCGCAGCGCTCGATTCATGTCGGCAGTGCCGAGCGTGTGGCGTGTGCCAATGAGTTGTTGATTTATCCGCGCAGTGTCGCGGTGGCAATCAGCGCCGAAGTGGCGGATTTGCCGAACGTCGTCCGCGCGGCGTTGCAGCAAGCGAATCTTGCAGTGCAGGCGCTGGCCTGTCTGTTGGCGGCCGAGACCGAAATGGCCTCGACGAATCTGCATGAAGCGGCAATGGAATTGGGTGTGCCGTTGCGCTTTGTCTCGGTATTGAACGATATCGAGGCGACGGCATTGGCGGCTGTGCCACAGGCGAAGGTCGTCATTGCCAACGACATGGCAATCGCTATTGCCGAGCAGCCTTTGGACGTCGCGCAAATCGGCCGAGCACGTGGGCGTGTGGCGGTGATCGGTCTCGGTCCCGGCGCTGCCGAACTGATGGTGCCGGCGGTAAAAGCCGAACTGGCCCGCGCCACCGATGTGCTCGGCTACGAAACCTACGTGCGCATGGCCGGGCCTTTCCGTGATGATCAAATCCAGCACTGCACCGACAACCGCGAAGAAATGCAGCGTGCTCGTCACGCCTTCAGGCTGGCGGCCGAGGGGCGTTCGGTAATTGTTGTATCGTCCGGCGACCCGGGCGTATTTGCCATGGCGGCGGCGGTGCTGGAGGCGTTGCACGAGTCCGATGATCCGGCGTGGCACAGCGTTGACCTGGAAATCCTGCCGGGTGTCTCGGCCTCGCTGGCCACCGCCGCGCAGGCCGGTGCGCCGCTGGGCCATGACTTCTGTGTGATGTCGCTATCGGACAATCTCAAACCGTGGTCGATCATCGAAAAACGTCTGGACCTGGCTGCCGAAGCGGATCTGGCGCTGGCGTTCTACAACCCGATCTCCCGCGCCCGTCCGTGGCAACTGGGCCGGGCACTGGAAATCGTCGCACAGCACCGCACGCCGCAAACCCCGGTGGTTCTGGGCCGTGACATCGGTCGCCCGGGCCAGACCTTACGCACCACGACGTTGGGCGCGTTGACTGCGGACCAGGTGGACATGCGCACGATGGTATTGATCGGTTCTTCGACCACGTGCACGTTTCCACGGGCAACCGGTGGGGATTGGGTTTACACGCCGCGTTGGTATGGTGAAAAGCCGATTGTCTGA
- a CDS encoding TcdA/TcdB pore-forming domain-containing protein: MSATGNTAGELSFTSAAEYSTLQGALSEFADSGEYAALAESHELASKTFTAVEKLLPAKLFQERLEALMDRKSTPAPLAIHRIRTRLNRYVARLSATVDMLNGVARPVPNIMHFVWVGGSEVGNNQRDYMNIWRKVLEPQGYRFNLWYDSDALLAFEMNRVILDSARADAMASEGDKVTKPLQLSQMIEDRARVLKHQMFDYLNQPQWAGRADEARIDLMVRAYGKDRATLEAFRQQCLETHQAMVGTDLQLRDVRHEFAGHFLQDVYQREVAMRGNFAAASDVVRLQAEYLEGGRYSDMDYLPPLAETLGGVDISGFDGNQRLGVLKLLLDHNQALMPGRDPHRYTEITGEIGARHKEALTTFARGKPGIHEVFVAPQERAVPQDALRLGTAHGSANTGEMNAHFIAHPGSAMTLSYMQMIRSNYDCLLEVESRLLAAGIDIADEGRALPIIQNVVNEKAAEGKFPDSKTHYSSAKLIDAIRTYYQDGIRVDARGTIALTGPGAAAAGLGKYIEQRLQSDHIDEVRNRLKLVEGYNVSTEEERISGWTVNGDENKWLEQEQDKWRNGKLKSRYAGQLADLLRPQTLTFKQGWPVIEGKPVLLTSVLQQLMDDLGEPFIRAMKDKLSGDVTFNEAFAIGFDARQQILAQPALELPPSYGAESTSNLNELLVRVARGSLVVEQLSPLLRVMLGGMFGAASLDIDGFAGAWKDLSSLAAQTAEDGLFARFNALESALRQHASPAFKAGLASVEPSTTYTARELKVRALGEPLTLRQWGERIARINSTARREYHAQILRSGEAVRTELFKAGAMSARKVPQDLLMTTPGDPGRRCYPLALMMAAALTGGEAAERALIGRVANVSHAPEDADSRALLLALDELQAVPLTAVGKPHGHHGLDSIAQMLEAKAASTVMLLDTGNHALLVGKTVQGSQTVYRFYEPNFAIYGFARVEQLKEGMQRYLSRDNAAMARLYGLAEGDRARFNVVELDTTAIIGRTLLSNTPLGSFLQNAPIVDPGSASVWQKQAVGRQRSLGENARMGASLAQLDARYWAQAFEQATGQLRTENKLGGEFLPLLETLHKHPDAGYSVTLVDARNPQNARVVTTTDARFSKVQQHIQRLVQSLAGKNTAAGEADGGSRLSFAFAIQTLITEMRHREYQAGEEQVPALSIALQVQVYVSYAQLGYGVLNDAAQIVSLVRQVAASEQALALRQSSLSGRLLGRASVAAGIVFSAVNIGFDLYGLAVATNQEQRSRLATQLVFNVAALALDITALAVGGAVGGAAAILSVPLLGVGIGVTAIASNLGQISDKAKGVGAYLRKIQDAYGPGVYTRKDGALSFEPEAVITELDLQGNRIRFDSQKFYPMDRGGLELPQFNNHPSRLHQAIDIRETLGLPQVVSLIRPAPGDVETVVLPCTPQCYFGYEYQVGTSGYAYEPQPGELAREPRQASEKASASFLSTFLPFGVLADELHQPLMQTWYPSLRNSTVNKLEYDRHGNQRFYFFANTPFPHILYKLYPFNKPTRIVVTLDEQVRQLLVPTLPAEWKQCISYEIFSRSPGARQLWLTPGLVAVFLRNYAATQWVLHAPWVSENKVRFEESFLSVDGIRIEGQVDFIQLSNGEMFSLDWKNQRLLLVSVTQEQQDSQAALLARVRTRVVERRVAAAFVPLHKFRVPMDAALRPVLVTAYYDVARARLLYARNLPEDVNDGVVLAAANAGQAWFYHPGHATVWRVDAITGTVKHRYRLMNPGGGARIIGCEQTANGLRLRQKMLEVNGGVEIAFEYLLTEYSALLTGIHTSAAWSDYTPRRPADYWHALVARFNTPQTYADGTSGMASSLSTWGPAGFVQIRSHEKETLRDLGWIRLADRLYFQLAHSTGLKLDTILLTWNDGLDDVPLFYSKQARLLRRGAGPAGGQVVAEDVIDVSSFAERYIATRADGRLFEVDKQGALQFVGIGTHWLRSHADWLTALPALANDYRDAPFSIIGLSNVSGLHSVAAWCIGAKVLLAEVGEGTELALLGLTPDKQAAWLLDVSAGQLYRQALVQIQTLRAAFANGPRLLDRTLLPVAEKVWGQWSFAEVLTQGQGLLGRTRQGVNLELLDQQPARIVGVEKQWSFIPGQAAEQLQARLKALLSGQAHAPVVHVEDSLGRYTYFVPELDRLFDISGRADGQWSVFLGARDTSVAMLFDPIDSLIYSRGAAQGIRVQDSYARREGELLALEVSGEGTDIMAMLPDGVEKLILTYGAKALSYRVSEQAWQRLDCIVVDRQRPQGAVDTPICTLVLDVDAAERLLVSLVDGQLVISDPDTAHSLIVRNVAPEDDESGRPLQISIRLGAVDYRRGVNQWLDALAYVQSDVEVATLEKLVKQLA; encoded by the coding sequence ATGAGTGCTACGGGAAACACTGCAGGCGAACTTTCATTCACTTCGGCTGCAGAGTATTCGACACTTCAAGGGGCATTGAGCGAGTTTGCCGACTCAGGCGAGTATGCGGCGCTGGCCGAGTCTCATGAACTTGCCAGCAAGACCTTCACAGCGGTCGAAAAACTGCTGCCGGCGAAACTGTTTCAGGAGCGACTCGAGGCCTTGATGGATCGCAAGTCGACGCCGGCGCCTTTGGCCATCCATCGGATTCGAACCCGGTTGAATCGCTATGTGGCGAGATTGTCAGCCACGGTGGACATGCTGAACGGCGTCGCCCGGCCCGTGCCGAACATCATGCACTTCGTCTGGGTCGGTGGCAGTGAGGTGGGCAACAATCAGCGCGATTACATGAACATCTGGCGCAAGGTGCTGGAGCCGCAGGGGTATCGGTTCAATCTCTGGTACGACAGTGATGCACTGCTCGCCTTTGAGATGAATCGGGTGATTCTCGACAGTGCAAGAGCGGATGCGATGGCATCGGAAGGCGACAAGGTCACCAAGCCCCTGCAGTTGTCGCAGATGATTGAAGACCGCGCGCGGGTATTGAAACATCAGATGTTCGATTACCTGAACCAGCCACAATGGGCTGGTCGGGCGGACGAGGCGCGTATCGATCTGATGGTTCGTGCTTACGGCAAGGATCGCGCGACGCTTGAGGCTTTCCGTCAGCAGTGCCTGGAGACGCATCAGGCCATGGTCGGCACGGACTTGCAGTTGCGTGACGTCCGCCACGAATTTGCCGGGCATTTCCTACAGGATGTCTATCAGCGTGAAGTGGCCATGCGCGGCAATTTTGCCGCGGCGAGTGATGTCGTGCGGTTGCAGGCCGAGTACCTGGAGGGGGGGCGTTACAGCGACATGGATTACTTGCCGCCACTGGCCGAGACGTTGGGCGGCGTGGATATCAGTGGTTTTGATGGCAATCAGCGACTCGGGGTACTGAAACTTTTACTGGATCACAACCAAGCGCTGATGCCCGGCCGGGATCCGCACCGCTATACAGAGATAACCGGCGAAATTGGAGCTCGGCATAAAGAGGCATTAACCACTTTTGCGCGCGGTAAACCCGGTATTCATGAGGTTTTCGTCGCACCGCAGGAGCGCGCTGTGCCGCAGGATGCCCTTCGCTTGGGAACTGCCCATGGCAGTGCGAATACCGGGGAAATGAACGCGCATTTCATCGCCCACCCGGGCAGTGCCATGACCCTGTCTTACATGCAGATGATTCGAAGCAATTATGACTGCCTGCTAGAAGTGGAGAGCCGCTTGCTCGCTGCCGGCATCGACATTGCGGATGAGGGACGGGCGTTGCCCATCATTCAAAATGTGGTCAATGAAAAGGCGGCCGAGGGCAAGTTTCCCGATTCAAAAACTCACTATTCGTCAGCGAAGCTGATCGATGCCATTCGCACGTATTATCAGGACGGTATTCGGGTCGATGCACGCGGCACCATTGCCCTTACCGGGCCGGGTGCGGCGGCGGCAGGACTTGGCAAATATATCGAACAGCGTCTGCAATCCGATCATATCGATGAGGTTCGCAATCGACTGAAATTGGTCGAGGGCTATAACGTTTCCACGGAAGAGGAGCGGATCTCCGGCTGGACCGTGAATGGCGATGAAAACAAATGGCTTGAGCAAGAGCAGGACAAATGGCGCAACGGCAAACTCAAGTCACGTTACGCTGGTCAGTTGGCGGATCTGCTGAGGCCGCAGACCCTGACCTTTAAACAAGGCTGGCCGGTAATCGAGGGCAAACCGGTGCTGTTGACCTCGGTGCTGCAACAGCTGATGGATGACTTGGGCGAACCGTTCATTCGCGCAATGAAAGACAAGTTGAGCGGCGATGTCACTTTCAACGAAGCTTTTGCCATCGGTTTCGATGCCCGCCAGCAAATTCTCGCCCAGCCTGCCCTTGAACTGCCGCCGTCTTACGGGGCGGAGTCCACCAGTAACCTGAACGAACTGTTGGTCCGGGTTGCCCGCGGCTCGCTCGTCGTCGAACAACTCAGCCCGTTGCTGCGCGTGATGCTGGGCGGAATGTTCGGCGCGGCGAGCCTGGATATCGATGGCTTTGCCGGTGCGTGGAAGGACCTTTCCAGCCTCGCTGCGCAAACCGCCGAAGATGGGCTGTTTGCCCGCTTCAACGCTCTCGAAAGTGCCTTGCGCCAGCACGCGTCGCCGGCCTTCAAGGCAGGCCTGGCAAGCGTTGAACCTTCCACCACGTACACCGCCCGCGAACTCAAGGTGCGTGCCTTGGGCGAGCCATTGACGTTGCGTCAGTGGGGTGAACGTATCGCCCGGATCAACAGCACGGCACGCCGTGAATATCACGCGCAGATTCTGCGCAGCGGTGAGGCGGTTCGTACCGAACTGTTCAAGGCTGGCGCCATGTCCGCCAGGAAAGTGCCGCAGGACCTGCTCATGACCACGCCGGGCGATCCTGGTCGTCGATGCTATCCGCTGGCACTGATGATGGCGGCAGCGCTGACCGGTGGTGAGGCGGCTGAGCGTGCCCTGATCGGCCGGGTGGCGAACGTCAGCCATGCCCCGGAGGACGCCGACTCGCGGGCTTTGTTATTGGCGCTGGACGAATTGCAGGCTGTGCCGCTGACAGCCGTGGGCAAGCCACACGGCCATCATGGCCTAGACTCCATCGCACAAATGCTGGAGGCGAAAGCCGCTTCGACGGTCATGCTGCTCGACACCGGCAATCACGCGTTGCTGGTGGGGAAAACAGTGCAGGGCAGCCAGACGGTTTACCGGTTTTACGAGCCGAATTTTGCGATTTACGGGTTTGCCCGGGTAGAGCAACTTAAAGAGGGCATGCAGCGCTATCTGAGCAGAGATAACGCTGCAATGGCCCGGCTATACGGTCTCGCGGAGGGCGACCGTGCGCGGTTCAATGTTGTCGAGCTCGATACCACGGCGATCATCGGCCGGACACTTTTGTCGAATACGCCGCTGGGCAGCTTTTTGCAAAACGCTCCGATTGTCGATCCAGGCAGCGCTTCGGTCTGGCAAAAACAAGCCGTTGGACGCCAGCGATCGCTGGGTGAAAACGCCCGGATGGGCGCCAGTCTGGCGCAACTGGATGCGCGTTATTGGGCGCAGGCATTCGAGCAGGCCACCGGTCAGTTACGTACCGAAAACAAGTTGGGCGGTGAGTTTCTGCCGCTGCTGGAAACGCTGCACAAGCACCCCGACGCAGGCTACAGCGTGACGCTGGTAGACGCGCGCAATCCGCAAAACGCTCGAGTCGTTACCACCACCGACGCGCGCTTCAGCAAAGTCCAACAGCACATCCAGCGTCTGGTGCAGTCCCTGGCCGGCAAAAATACTGCAGCGGGCGAGGCCGACGGCGGTAGTCGGTTGAGTTTCGCCTTTGCGATTCAGACGCTGATTACCGAGATGCGCCATCGCGAATACCAGGCCGGGGAAGAGCAGGTGCCGGCGTTGTCGATCGCCCTGCAGGTGCAGGTCTATGTCAGTTATGCCCAGTTAGGTTATGGCGTATTGAACGATGCGGCACAGATCGTCAGTCTGGTTCGTCAAGTGGCTGCCAGTGAGCAGGCATTGGCGCTGCGCCAGTCATCGCTGTCCGGTCGGCTGCTGGGCCGGGCGTCCGTAGCTGCCGGGATTGTCTTCTCCGCCGTCAATATAGGGTTTGACCTCTATGGTCTGGCAGTGGCGACCAATCAGGAACAGCGTTCACGGTTGGCCACGCAACTGGTATTCAATGTCGCGGCTCTGGCGCTGGATATCACCGCATTGGCGGTTGGCGGAGCGGTGGGCGGTGCCGCTGCGATTCTGTCGGTGCCGCTGCTCGGCGTCGGCATTGGTGTGACGGCGATCGCCAGCAACCTGGGACAGATCAGCGACAAGGCCAAAGGCGTGGGCGCGTACTTGCGCAAGATCCAGGACGCCTACGGCCCTGGCGTTTACACGCGCAAGGACGGGGCGCTGAGTTTTGAACCCGAAGCCGTCATCACCGAGCTGGACTTGCAAGGCAACCGGATCCGTTTCGACAGTCAGAAGTTTTACCCCATGGATCGCGGTGGACTTGAGCTGCCGCAGTTCAACAATCACCCGTCGCGACTGCATCAGGCGATCGATATCCGCGAGACGCTCGGACTGCCGCAAGTGGTCAGTCTCATCCGGCCGGCGCCCGGTGACGTAGAGACGGTGGTGCTCCCGTGTACACCGCAGTGCTACTTCGGTTATGAGTACCAGGTCGGAACGTCCGGCTATGCCTATGAGCCACAGCCTGGCGAGTTGGCGCGCGAGCCCCGGCAAGCAAGCGAAAAGGCCTCAGCGAGCTTCCTCAGCACGTTTCTGCCATTTGGCGTCCTGGCTGATGAGCTCCACCAGCCACTCATGCAAACCTGGTATCCGAGCCTGCGCAACAGTACCGTCAACAAGCTGGAGTACGACAGGCATGGCAACCAGCGTTTCTATTTCTTCGCCAACACACCGTTCCCGCACATCCTCTACAAGCTCTACCCGTTCAACAAGCCCACACGGATTGTGGTGACGCTGGACGAACAGGTGCGCCAGTTGCTGGTGCCGACATTGCCGGCAGAATGGAAGCAGTGCATTTCCTACGAGATCTTCAGCCGTTCACCAGGTGCTCGCCAGCTCTGGTTGACTCCCGGTCTGGTTGCCGTTTTCCTGCGCAATTACGCGGCGACCCAGTGGGTACTTCATGCGCCATGGGTCAGCGAAAACAAGGTGCGATTTGAAGAGTCGTTTCTCAGTGTCGATGGAATACGGATCGAGGGTCAGGTGGACTTCATCCAACTGAGCAATGGCGAGATGTTCAGTCTCGACTGGAAAAACCAGCGTCTGCTGCTGGTGTCTGTCACCCAGGAGCAACAGGATTCGCAGGCTGCGCTGCTGGCACGCGTTCGGACACGCGTGGTGGAGCGACGCGTTGCAGCGGCTTTTGTGCCGTTACACAAATTCCGGGTGCCTATGGACGCTGCGCTGCGGCCCGTCCTGGTCACCGCCTACTACGACGTTGCGCGTGCCCGGCTGTTGTATGCGCGCAACCTGCCAGAGGATGTCAATGACGGCGTTGTATTGGCTGCAGCCAACGCCGGGCAGGCATGGTTTTATCACCCCGGGCACGCGACGGTCTGGCGGGTCGATGCGATCACCGGCACGGTCAAGCATCGCTACCGACTGATGAACCCTGGCGGTGGTGCAAGGATCATTGGCTGCGAACAGACTGCCAACGGCCTGCGTCTGCGGCAGAAAATGCTTGAAGTCAACGGAGGGGTAGAGATCGCATTCGAATACCTGCTGACCGAATATTCTGCATTGCTTACCGGCATCCATACATCAGCCGCCTGGAGCGATTACACGCCTAGGCGTCCGGCCGATTACTGGCATGCATTGGTGGCTCGTTTCAATACGCCGCAGACCTATGCCGATGGCACGTCTGGCATGGCGTCGAGCCTGAGCACCTGGGGGCCCGCCGGGTTCGTGCAGATTCGCAGCCATGAGAAAGAAACGCTGCGAGATCTGGGCTGGATCCGTCTGGCTGACCGGCTGTATTTCCAGTTGGCCCATAGCACCGGGCTCAAGCTGGACACGATCCTGCTGACCTGGAATGACGGCTTGGACGACGTGCCGCTGTTCTACAGCAAACAGGCCCGATTGCTGCGTCGTGGAGCCGGGCCGGCGGGTGGGCAAGTCGTCGCCGAGGATGTCATCGATGTCAGTTCATTCGCTGAGCGCTACATCGCAACCCGGGCAGACGGACGCCTGTTTGAGGTCGACAAGCAAGGCGCGCTGCAATTCGTTGGCATCGGCACCCACTGGTTGCGCAGCCATGCCGACTGGCTCACCGCATTACCGGCGCTGGCCAATGATTATCGGGATGCGCCGTTTTCGATCATCGGGTTGAGTAACGTTTCCGGCCTGCACTCAGTGGCGGCGTGGTGTATCGGCGCGAAGGTATTGCTCGCTGAGGTCGGTGAAGGTACGGAGCTGGCCTTGCTTGGGCTGACGCCCGACAAGCAGGCCGCGTGGCTGCTGGACGTTTCGGCGGGGCAGCTTTATCGCCAGGCGCTGGTGCAGATCCAGACGTTGCGCGCAGCGTTTGCCAACGGCCCGCGGTTACTCGATCGCACGTTGCTGCCAGTGGCGGAAAAAGTCTGGGGGCAATGGTCATTCGCCGAGGTGCTGACGCAGGGGCAAGGGTTGCTCGGGCGTACCCGCCAAGGCGTTAACCTGGAACTGCTCGATCAACAGCCGGCACGTATCGTCGGCGTCGAAAAACAATGGTCATTCATCCCCGGGCAGGCCGCCGAGCAGTTGCAGGCCCGCTTGAAGGCGTTATTGAGCGGACAAGCCCATGCACCGGTTGTGCACGTCGAAGACTCCCTGGGTCGCTATACGTACTTTGTGCCGGAACTGGATCGCCTCTTTGATATTTCGGGTCGGGCCGATGGTCAGTGGTCGGTGTTTCTTGGCGCGCGCGACACATCGGTGGCCATGCTGTTCGACCCGATTGACAGCCTGATCTACAGCCGGGGGGCGGCGCAGGGCATCCGGGTTCAAGACAGTTACGCCCGGCGCGAAGGCGAGCTTCTGGCGCTCGAGGTGAGTGGTGAGGGCACCGATATCATGGCAATGCTGCCTGACGGGGTCGAAAAACTGATTCTCACCTATGGTGCCAAGGCATTGAGCTATCGGGTGTCGGAACAAGCCTGGCAACGGCTGGACTGCATCGTAGTCGATCGCCAGCGTCCGCAAGGTGCAGTCGATACGCCTATCTGTACTTTGGTACTGGACGTGGACGCTGCCGAGCGCCTGTTGGTGTCTTTGGTCGACGGGCAGTTGGTAATCTCAGACCCGGATACGGCCCACAGCCTGATCGTGCGTAATGTCGCGCCGGAAGATGACGAGT